Genomic DNA from Streptomyces sp. AM 2-1-1:
GCGGGCACCTTCCCCTCCGCGCGGGAATGTCCGCGCCGGCGGGAATCCCGTTGAGGGCGCCGGCACGCGCGGGCAGCATGAGTCCATGAGAAGTAGTGATGTGGTGCGACGGGTTCGGGCTGCGGAGTGGCAGTCGGCCAAGGAGCTCCGGCTCGACGCCCTGCGGGATCCGGCGGCGCCGGTCGCCTTCCTGGAGACGTACGAGAGCGCCCTGGAGCAGCCGGACGTCTTCTGGCAGGAGCGCACCGCCCGCGGGGCGGAGGGCGACGAAGCCGCCCAGTTCGTCGCCGAGGCCGCCGACGGGACGTGGGCGGGCACGGTCACGGTCCTCGTCGAGCGGCCCGATCGGGCTGCCCGTTTCGGCGGTGCGGTGGATGCCGTGCAGGGGCACCTCGTCGGTGTCTTCGTACGTCCGCAGGCGCGGGGGACCGGGCTCACCGACGCGCTCTTCCGGACCGCTGTGGAGTGGTCCTGGGCCCTCCACGACCCGTTTCTCACGCGGTTGCGGCTCTTCGTCCACGAGGAGAACCCGCGGGCCGCCGCGTTCTACCGGAGGTTCGGCTTCGTACCCACGGGCAGCACCGTGCCGGGGCCGGCCGGGCCGGACGGCGCTGCCTCGCTCGAGCTGGAGCACGTCCTGGAGCGGGGCTGATCCGGTCGGCGGCCGTGTGCGTTCAGATCACCGGGGGTGTGGTGAGCGGGGTACGCCAGCGAGCGGCCGCCTGTTCGGGAGACCGCAGGAGTGCCAGTGTGGCGAGACCCTGGGTCTCTCCGGTCCTCAGCAGCTCGGGGAGACACGGCAGGGGAGCGACGGCGGCGACGTCGTCGAGGACGAGCGTGAGTGGTGGGTCGAGCCGACCGTCGGTTGACCGTGCGGCCATGCGGCGGCCGTGCTCGACCACGTGCGAGGCGAGCGCGGTGAGCAGGGGCATCGCGCCCGGGTGGTGGCGGGGGTCCTCGATGGACTCGCCGACCACATAGAGGGTTCCCCCCTCGGTGGCGAAGGAATCCAGCGCGGCGGCATCGGTTCGGTTCGGTGCGCACGCCTCGCGGATGTGGACCGTGCCCAGCGCGCCCAGCGCCCGCGCCGTCAGCTCCTGTGCGGCGCGGCGGCGTTCGGGGTGAGCGGTGAGGGCCGACTCGAGCAGACCGGCGAGACCGGACGCCGCCTTCGGGTGGGTGCGGAGCAGCCGTACGCCGTCCTGGGCGTTGCCGCCCTGTGCCCAGCGGTGCACCTGGCGGAACGGCCGTCCGTCCACGGCCGCGGCGTGCAGCCAGCACTGCAGCAGGGTCTGCGCGGTGTCCGCGGTCGCCTCGTCGAGGCGGGCCCGCGGCCGTACCGGTGCGAGCAGGGCCTCGGCCCGGGCCGCGGCCACCTCGGGCTGTTCACAGCCGGAGACGGGCGACCAGTGCAGCCGGGCCGGGGTGTCGCAGAGGTGGCCAGGGTCGTAGACGAGGACGGGCCCGAGCTTGCTGCGGGCGTCCTTGGTCGCGGCCCACACCGCGGGGTCGGACGTGACCACCAGGGCCCCGCCGGAGGCGTTCCGTACGGCCTCGACGGCGGTCTCCCGTCGGGCGTCGGCAGCGGCGTAGAGGAGAGCGGGGGTGGCGTGTGTCCGGGGGGAAGGGAGCAGCGGGGGCGGTGTGACCGGGTACGGGGGCGCGGGATCCGCCGGGGACGCGGGCGGGGCCGCGTACCCGGGCGCGGTGAAGGCAACGGACGCCGGTGCGGGGACAGCGGCCGGTGGGGGGTACGGCGCGGGGGCGGGGGGCGTGAGGGCGGCCAGGCGCTCCTCGCGGGCGCGACGGCGTACGGCACGGCCCCGGGTCACGACGCCCAGCAGGAACACGGCGAGGACCACCAGGATCAGCAGTTCGCTGATGAGGATGCCCCAGAAGAGGCCGTAGCCGGAGAGCTGGTCCGGTGGGGTGGCGGGCCAGGCGCCCGGGAGGTCCTGCGGTGCGGCCGCGAGCTCGCGGAGGGCGCCGGGGGTCCGGGGGAGGGACACTCCTCGGGGCCAGGCGCCATGGGCGAGCAGGCCGCCCAGGCCGGCGGCCGTCCAGGCCAGCACCGTCGCCCCGAGGAGGAAGGCGAGGCCACCGATCAGCAGACCGTCGGGAACACCGCCTCTCTCCTCGCGCCGGACGGGCGGCCGTCCGAAACCGGGACCGGGTCCCGGAGAGGTCGGCGCCATCTCAGGCCACCGTGGACTCGGACGTCTCACCGAGCCGCTGTTGCCGTTCGATGCGGGCCGCCCGCTGTGCCGTCTCCCGCTCGGCCTCGCGCGCGTACTCGGGCAGCAGGCCGTCCAGGTCGTCGTCGGGGTGGGCTGAGGACTCCGTCATCGCGCGGTCGGTGAAGACGAGCGGGCGTTCCGCCTCGGTGATCAGGTGTTTGACCACCTGGACGTTGCCGTTGACGTCCCACACCGCGATGCCCGGGGTCAGTGTCGGGATGATCTCCACGGCCCAGCGCGGGAGTCCGATGACCCGGCCCGTCGCCCGTGCTTCGTCGGCCTTCTGGGCGTAGATCGTCCGGGTGGAGGCCATCTTGAGGATCGCCGCCGCCTCACGCGCCGCCGCGCCGTCCACGACGTCGCTGAGGTGGTGCACGACGGCGACGAAGGAGAGCCCGAGCCGGCGGCCGAACTTCAGCAGGCGCTGGAAGAGCTGGGCGACGAAGGGCGAGTTGATGATGTGCCAGGCCTCCTCGACGAGGAAGATGCGTTTCTTCCGGTCCGGCCTGATCCAGGTGTGCTCCAGCCAGACCCCGACGATCGCCATCAGGATCGGCATGGCGATCGAGTTGCGGTCGATGTGCGAGAGGTCGAAGACGATCAGCGGGGAGTCGAGGTCGATGCCGTCGGTCGTCGGCCCGTCGAACATGCCGCGCAGGTCACCGTCGACGAGCCGGTCCAGGACGAGCGCGACGTCGAGCCCCCAGGCCCGTACGTCGTCCAGGTCGACGTTCATCGCCTCGGCCGACTCGGGCTCGGGGTGGCGCAGTTGCTCGACGATGTCCATCAGGACCGGCTGGCGGTCGGTGATGGTCAGGTTGACGTAGGCGTGGGCGACCTTCAGGGCGAAGCCGGAACGCTCGTCGAGACCATGGCCCATGGCCACTTCGATGATCGTGCGGAGCAGGGCGAGCTGGCCGGTGGTCGCGATCGCGGGATCGAGCGGGTTGAGCCGGATGCCACCGTTCAGGGCGGCGGTGGGGTCGAGCCGGACGGGGGTGATCCCCAGCTCCTCGGCGATGAGGTTCCACTCACCGTGCCCGTCCTCGCCCTGCGCGTCGAGCACCACGACCTGGCGGTCGCGGAAGCGGAGCTGACGGAGGACGTACGTCTTCTCCAGCGCAGACTTGCCGTTGCCGGACTCGCCGAGCACCAGCCAGTGCGGCGCCGGCAGCTGCTGCCCGTACAACTGGAAGGGGTCGTAGATGTACCCCTTGCCGGAGTACACCTCGCGCCCGATGATCACTCCCGAGTCGCCGAGACCGGGCGCCGCGGTGGGCAGGTAGACGGCCTGGGCCTGGCCCGTGGACGTACGTACGGGGAGGCGGGTCGTCTCCACCTTGCCGAAGAGGAACGCGGTGAAGGCTTCCGACAATGCGGACAGTGGGTCGCGCATGAGGTGGCTGCCCTCTCTCTCGACTGCTTCCGGTCGCCCGGAGGTGGGTGGTGCGGAGCGCTTGTCGCGCGGAGCGGTCCGTGGCTTTCCTGGAACGTGGCGGTGATGTCCGGGTGCTCACCGAGAGCCCCGCGCGGGGTTTCTCCCCCGGCCCGCCCGGCCCGGGGATCCCGCGTCAGCGGCGGATCCCGGTCGCGAACGGCAGGGTGTTCACGAAGGCGCGGTGATGCTCGCGGTCGCACCACTCCAGCTTCAGGTACGACTTGCCGGCCGAGGCCCGGATCGTCCGCTTGTCCCGCGCGAGTGCCTCGGGGGAACGCGACGACACGGTGATGTACCCGACGAGGTTCACTCCCGCCGCGCCGCTCGCGAGGTCCTCACCGCGCTGGTCGAGCCTGCCGTGGGCGGCGATGTCACGCGGGTCGACCGTGCGGTTCATCTTGGCCTGGCGGCTGGCTTCGGCGTCGTCGTTGGTCTTCTCGGTCAGCATCCGCTCGATCGCGAGCTCGGTGGGTTCGAGATCCATCGTGACGGCGACCGTACGGATGACGTCGGGGGTGTGGACGAGGAGCGGGGCCAGGAAGTTGACGCCCACCGGCGTCATCGGCCACTCCTTCACCCAGGCCGTGGCATGGCACCACGGTGCGCGCGTGGTGGACTCCCGGGTCTTCG
This window encodes:
- a CDS encoding GNAT family N-acetyltransferase, producing MRSSDVVRRVRAAEWQSAKELRLDALRDPAAPVAFLETYESALEQPDVFWQERTARGAEGDEAAQFVAEAADGTWAGTVTVLVERPDRAARFGGAVDAVQGHLVGVFVRPQARGTGLTDALFRTAVEWSWALHDPFLTRLRLFVHEENPRAAAFYRRFGFVPTGSTVPGPAGPDGAASLELEHVLERG
- a CDS encoding type VI secretion protein, which encodes MAPTSPGPGPGFGRPPVRREERGGVPDGLLIGGLAFLLGATVLAWTAAGLGGLLAHGAWPRGVSLPRTPGALRELAAAPQDLPGAWPATPPDQLSGYGLFWGILISELLILVVLAVFLLGVVTRGRAVRRRAREERLAALTPPAPAPYPPPAAVPAPASVAFTAPGYAAPPASPADPAPPYPVTPPPLLPSPRTHATPALLYAAADARRETAVEAVRNASGGALVVTSDPAVWAATKDARSKLGPVLVYDPGHLCDTPARLHWSPVSGCEQPEVAAARAEALLAPVRPRARLDEATADTAQTLLQCWLHAAAVDGRPFRQVHRWAQGGNAQDGVRLLRTHPKAASGLAGLLESALTAHPERRRAAQELTARALGALGTVHIREACAPNRTDAAALDSFATEGGTLYVVGESIEDPRHHPGAMPLLTALASHVVEHGRRMAARSTDGRLDPPLTLVLDDVAAVAPLPCLPELLRTGETQGLATLALLRSPEQAAARWRTPLTTPPVI
- a CDS encoding ATP-binding protein gives rise to the protein MRDPLSALSEAFTAFLFGKVETTRLPVRTSTGQAQAVYLPTAAPGLGDSGVIIGREVYSGKGYIYDPFQLYGQQLPAPHWLVLGESGNGKSALEKTYVLRQLRFRDRQVVVLDAQGEDGHGEWNLIAEELGITPVRLDPTAALNGGIRLNPLDPAIATTGQLALLRTIIEVAMGHGLDERSGFALKVAHAYVNLTITDRQPVLMDIVEQLRHPEPESAEAMNVDLDDVRAWGLDVALVLDRLVDGDLRGMFDGPTTDGIDLDSPLIVFDLSHIDRNSIAMPILMAIVGVWLEHTWIRPDRKKRIFLVEEAWHIINSPFVAQLFQRLLKFGRRLGLSFVAVVHHLSDVVDGAAAREAAAILKMASTRTIYAQKADEARATGRVIGLPRWAVEIIPTLTPGIAVWDVNGNVQVVKHLITEAERPLVFTDRAMTESSAHPDDDLDGLLPEYAREAERETAQRAARIERQQRLGETSESTVA